In Halobaculum sp. XH14, a single genomic region encodes these proteins:
- the pepF gene encoding oligoendopeptidase F, producing MSSVPERSEIDEEYTWSIGSIYASDDEWEAAYQAAEESVEDVAAYEGRATERAATLRELLETYESVMREVSKVVQYANLRSNEDTRDQEYQAMAAKASSLSSEASSAASFIEPELQELSRDDIAEFVDEEPALAEYEHYFDDVLRTKPHTRSAEVEELLAELSEVTDAPGETYSMLTNADMTFPTVEGPDGDEIEISQGNFTTLLQKPDREFRQRVHESFFEEWATVRNAVGTTLSKSVKTDVKMAEARDYETARAAALDGTNVPVEVYDTLVDTVRDNLDSLQRHADLKRRALDVDDLEMWDLYMSLTGDEGPEIPYERAKELVVEAVEPLGEPYQERMAEGLESRWVDVYENRGKRSGAYSAGTYDTQPYILMNYQDDVSSMFTLAHELGHSMHSELAKEAQPWQYASYEIFVAEVASTVNETLLTEHLLENAESEELRAHALDQYLERFRSTLFRQTMFAAFEQAIHEHAEAGQPLTPDVLDELYGDLKGEFYANAVVDEHIPREWMRIPHFYYNFYVYQYSTGISAAAAIVDRIREEGDPTAAEYRAALEAGGAEYPIDVLEMAGIDMTSPEPVESAIGVYDEFLGRAEELLDL from the coding sequence ATGAGTTCGGTTCCCGAGCGGTCCGAAATCGACGAGGAGTACACGTGGAGCATCGGCTCCATCTACGCCTCCGACGACGAGTGGGAGGCGGCCTACCAGGCGGCCGAGGAGTCGGTCGAGGACGTGGCGGCCTACGAGGGTCGGGCGACCGAGAGAGCGGCGACGCTCCGCGAACTGCTCGAGACGTACGAGTCCGTGATGCGCGAGGTGTCGAAGGTGGTCCAGTACGCGAACCTCCGGTCGAACGAGGACACGCGCGACCAGGAGTATCAGGCGATGGCCGCGAAGGCGTCCTCGCTCTCCTCCGAGGCGTCGAGCGCGGCCAGCTTCATCGAGCCGGAACTGCAGGAGCTCTCCCGGGACGACATCGCCGAGTTCGTCGACGAGGAGCCGGCGCTCGCCGAGTACGAGCACTACTTCGACGACGTGTTGCGGACGAAGCCGCACACGCGCTCGGCCGAGGTCGAGGAGCTGCTTGCGGAGCTCTCGGAGGTCACAGACGCTCCGGGCGAGACGTACTCGATGCTCACGAACGCGGACATGACGTTCCCGACCGTCGAAGGGCCCGACGGCGACGAGATCGAGATCTCGCAGGGCAACTTCACCACGCTCCTCCAGAAGCCCGACAGGGAGTTCCGCCAGCGCGTCCACGAGTCGTTCTTCGAGGAGTGGGCGACCGTGCGCAACGCCGTCGGCACGACGCTCTCGAAGTCGGTAAAGACGGACGTGAAGATGGCCGAGGCGCGCGACTACGAGACCGCCCGCGCGGCGGCGCTCGACGGCACGAACGTGCCGGTCGAGGTGTACGACACGCTCGTCGACACCGTCCGTGACAACCTCGACTCGCTCCAGCGCCACGCCGACCTGAAGCGCCGCGCGCTCGACGTCGACGACCTGGAGATGTGGGACCTCTACATGTCCCTGACGGGCGACGAGGGGCCGGAAATCCCGTACGAGCGGGCGAAGGAACTCGTCGTCGAGGCGGTCGAACCGCTCGGCGAGCCGTACCAGGAGCGGATGGCCGAGGGGCTCGAGTCGCGCTGGGTCGACGTGTACGAGAATCGGGGGAAGCGCTCCGGGGCGTACTCGGCCGGAACCTACGACACCCAGCCGTACATTTTGATGAACTACCAGGACGACGTCTCCTCGATGTTCACGCTGGCCCACGAACTGGGTCACTCGATGCACTCGGAGCTCGCCAAGGAGGCCCAGCCGTGGCAGTACGCGAGCTACGAGATCTTCGTCGCGGAGGTCGCCTCCACCGTGAACGAGACGCTGCTCACGGAGCACCTGCTGGAGAACGCCGAGAGCGAGGAGCTGCGTGCCCACGCGCTCGACCAGTACCTCGAACGGTTCCGCTCGACGCTGTTCCGCCAGACGATGTTCGCGGCGTTCGAGCAGGCGATCCACGAGCACGCCGAGGCCGGGCAGCCGCTCACGCCCGACGTCCTCGACGAGCTGTACGGCGACCTGAAGGGCGAGTTCTACGCGAACGCGGTCGTCGACGAGCACATCCCCCGCGAGTGGATGCGCATCCCGCACTTCTACTACAACTTCTACGTCTACCAGTACTCGACGGGCATCTCGGCGGCGGCGGCCATCGTCGACCGCATCCGCGAGGAGGGCGACCCGACGGCCGCCGAGTACCGCGCCGCGCTCGAAGCCGGCGGCGCCGAGTACCCCATCGACGTGCTCGAGATGGCGGGCATCGACATGACCTCGCCCGAGCCGGTCGAGTCGGCCATCGGCGTCTACGACGAGTTCCTCGGGCGGGCCGAGGAGCTGCTCGATCTGTAG
- a CDS encoding halocyanin domain-containing protein yields the protein MSDHAGRTGRGYARRTVLVGAGAALGAGLLPRRASAAQEGPVDLTEWLSSTDNATRVVDERGRDAVTVAVGADGNGGALGFGPPVLRVDPGTEVTWEWTGNGGSHNVVASDGSFESEYHGEAGETFVRTPASAGVVRYACAPHRAMGMRGALVVGDVEVTLPGSSTGSPAGTPTSTPEPEQLGPMRSFDGWLDDTDNYRGVADRRGEDEVTVEVGASGNGGQFAFEPAAVHVDPGTVVRWEWVGTEGPYDVVDETLGYASEQGRGEGSVFAVEFGGDGLSKYECSAYGDRGMRGVVLVGEGPVGELTWRGVGAGVGVAGLIAAPVALGVRYHFENVTDGSARRWSER from the coding sequence ATGTCGGACCACGCCGGACGGACGGGACGCGGCTACGCCAGACGGACGGTACTGGTCGGGGCGGGAGCAGCCCTCGGGGCGGGACTCCTGCCGCGCCGGGCGAGCGCGGCCCAGGAGGGACCTGTCGACCTCACGGAGTGGCTCTCCTCGACCGACAACGCGACGCGGGTCGTCGACGAGCGGGGTCGGGACGCCGTGACGGTCGCCGTCGGCGCGGACGGGAACGGCGGCGCGCTGGGCTTTGGCCCGCCCGTACTCCGGGTCGACCCGGGGACCGAGGTGACCTGGGAGTGGACCGGGAACGGCGGCAGCCACAACGTCGTCGCGAGCGACGGGTCCTTCGAGTCGGAGTACCACGGCGAGGCGGGCGAGACGTTCGTCCGGACGCCCGCCTCGGCCGGCGTCGTCCGGTACGCCTGTGCCCCCCACCGGGCGATGGGGATGCGCGGCGCGCTGGTCGTCGGCGACGTGGAGGTCACGCTCCCCGGCAGTTCGACGGGGAGCCCCGCGGGGACCCCGACGAGCACGCCTGAACCCGAGCAACTGGGCCCGATGCGCTCGTTCGACGGCTGGCTCGACGACACCGACAACTACCGCGGGGTCGCCGACCGGCGCGGCGAGGACGAGGTGACCGTCGAGGTCGGCGCGTCGGGCAACGGCGGCCAGTTCGCCTTCGAACCCGCCGCCGTCCACGTCGACCCCGGGACGGTCGTGCGCTGGGAGTGGGTCGGCACCGAGGGTCCGTACGACGTCGTCGACGAGACGCTCGGATACGCCAGCGAGCAGGGCCGGGGCGAGGGGAGCGTGTTCGCGGTGGAGTTCGGGGGCGACGGCCTCTCGAAGTACGAGTGCTCGGCGTACGGCGACCGCGGGATGCGCGGCGTCGTCCTCGTGGGTGAAGGGCCGGTCGGGGAACTGACCTGGCGGGGCGTCGGCGCGGGCGTCGGCGTCGCCGGCCTGATCGCCGCGCCCGTCGCGCTCGGCGTCAGGTACCACTTCGAGAACGTGACCGACGGGAGCGCCCGGAGGTGGTCCGAGCGCTGA
- a CDS encoding class I SAM-dependent methyltransferase, which produces MPIKPGLVDRIALRANLAPAAMTDFYGGVALHAAVTAMDLGLFEELAEPRSARELAADLDCDERGIESLANLLVETGYLGRDGVLYYTTNRTRKWLTDANGTNLGPWLWFWVDVVLPYWRDHVDAAVRTGDPGETIYDWLGEDEAGWERTQEGFRAAATLLVDPVSDALGDVSELRVLDLGGGHGAYAVGLARRGADVTLFDRPDALGVASETVAGEPAAVRDRVTLSGGDYMTDDLGDLDGDDGDDGDDGDDGGDGDYGDEGRYDLVLLFNVLHAHDPDECERLLGRAADSLSPGGRIAVLDQFADDGPTRLADVGIAVVDLAYLVTLGGRTHETGAVRRWLASAGCRVTDSETFRRAPGVRLLVAENRQQ; this is translated from the coding sequence ATGCCCATCAAACCCGGACTCGTCGACCGGATCGCGCTCCGTGCGAACCTCGCGCCCGCCGCGATGACCGACTTCTACGGCGGGGTGGCGCTCCACGCCGCTGTCACGGCCATGGACCTGGGGCTGTTCGAGGAACTGGCCGAACCGCGCTCCGCCCGGGAACTCGCGGCCGACCTCGACTGCGACGAGCGCGGGATCGAGTCGCTCGCGAACCTGCTGGTCGAAACCGGCTACCTCGGGCGGGATGGCGTGCTCTACTACACGACCAACCGGACCCGGAAGTGGCTCACCGACGCGAACGGGACGAACCTGGGCCCGTGGCTCTGGTTCTGGGTCGACGTCGTCCTGCCGTACTGGCGCGACCACGTCGACGCCGCGGTGCGGACCGGCGACCCCGGCGAGACCATCTACGACTGGCTGGGCGAGGATGAGGCGGGGTGGGAACGGACCCAGGAGGGGTTCCGCGCGGCGGCGACGCTGCTGGTCGACCCCGTCTCGGACGCGCTGGGCGACGTCTCGGAGCTGCGAGTGCTCGATCTGGGCGGCGGCCACGGCGCCTACGCGGTGGGACTCGCGCGGCGGGGGGCCGACGTGACGCTGTTCGACAGGCCGGACGCGCTCGGCGTCGCATCCGAGACGGTCGCGGGCGAGCCGGCGGCCGTGCGCGACCGGGTGACGCTCAGCGGCGGCGACTACATGACCGACGACCTCGGCGATCTCGACGGCGACGATGGCGACGATGGCGACGATGGCGACGACGGCGGCGACGGCGACTACGGTGACGAGGGGAGATACGACCTCGTCCTGCTGTTCAACGTGCTCCACGCCCACGACCCCGACGAGTGTGAACGCCTGCTCGGCCGCGCGGCCGACTCGCTGTCACCCGGCGGGCGGATCGCCGTCCTCGACCAGTTCGCGGACGACGGCCCGACGCGACTCGCGGACGTCGGCATCGCCGTCGTGGACCTGGCGTACCTCGTGACGCTGGGCGGTCGGACCCACGAAACCGGGGCCGTCCGGCGGTGGCTCGCGTCGGCCGGCTGTCGGGTGACGGATTCCGAGACGTTCCGGCGCGCGCCCGGCGTCCGCCTGCTCGTGGCCGAGAACCGGCAGCAGTGA
- a CDS encoding multicopper oxidase domain-containing protein encodes MTSEIGAPGDGIGRRRFLAASGAAGLSAVAGCVTTSRPSVSEVAADGRRAATSDLPTTGRPEVVDLAERDYEVTLKTVEAVHHVHPGESMNGPITLPVVWAWQADDGTPSVPGPILRVEEGAEFTVTLDNTGMDMPHTFHVHGIQKTWENDGVPTTTGITVGPGETHTYEFTANTPGTHLYHCHYQTPMHMEMGMYGTMRVEPEGYERADREYFMTIREWDSRLSRQYGGEDVSYDLTDRRMDTFTINGKSAPASFNPETGSPVIVEPGDTVRIHWVNAGFHSHPMHLHNHRFRVVEKDGSPIPEAMQLTEDVVNVAPAERYTIEFEANADPGIYLIHCHKVNHVRNGSSYPGGMLSAVVYTPAMDTELFGQIMDYAGYEG; translated from the coding sequence ATGACGAGCGAGATCGGCGCACCCGGCGACGGCATCGGACGGCGACGGTTCCTCGCGGCCTCCGGCGCGGCGGGCCTCTCCGCGGTCGCGGGCTGTGTGACGACGTCACGGCCCTCGGTCTCGGAGGTGGCTGCGGACGGGCGGCGGGCGGCGACGAGCGACCTTCCGACGACTGGACGCCCGGAGGTCGTCGACCTGGCCGAACGGGACTACGAGGTGACACTGAAGACGGTCGAGGCGGTCCACCACGTCCACCCCGGCGAGTCGATGAACGGCCCCATCACGCTCCCGGTCGTCTGGGCCTGGCAGGCCGACGACGGCACGCCCTCGGTTCCCGGTCCGATCCTCCGGGTCGAGGAGGGCGCGGAGTTCACCGTCACGCTGGACAACACGGGGATGGACATGCCCCACACGTTCCACGTCCACGGCATCCAGAAGACGTGGGAGAACGACGGCGTCCCGACGACGACGGGGATCACCGTCGGCCCCGGCGAGACGCACACCTACGAGTTCACCGCGAACACGCCCGGGACCCACCTCTACCACTGCCACTACCAGACGCCGATGCACATGGAGATGGGGATGTACGGGACGATGCGCGTCGAACCGGAGGGGTACGAGCGCGCCGACCGGGAGTACTTCATGACGATCAGGGAGTGGGACAGCAGGCTCTCCCGCCAGTACGGCGGCGAGGACGTCAGCTACGACCTCACCGACCGCCGGATGGACACGTTCACCATCAACGGGAAGTCCGCACCCGCGTCGTTCAACCCCGAGACGGGGTCGCCGGTCATCGTCGAACCCGGCGACACCGTTCGGATCCACTGGGTCAACGCCGGGTTCCACAGCCACCCGATGCACCTCCACAACCACCGGTTCAGGGTCGTGGAGAAGGACGGGAGCCCCATCCCCGAGGCGATGCAACTGACCGAGGACGTCGTGAACGTCGCGCCCGCCGAACGGTACACCATCGAGTTCGAGGCGAACGCGGACCCCGGCATCTACCTCATCCACTGCCACAAGGTGAACCACGTCCGAAACGGCTCCTCGTACCCGGGCGGGATGCTCTCGGCGGTGGTGTACACGCCGGCGATGGACACCGAACTGTTCGGACAGATCATGGACTACGCCGGCTACGAGGGGTGA
- a CDS encoding S49 family peptidase — MFDNSGPSSRTAILLVVAAALLTSAALAPMAYEASGGPEGSVMVVSIGSSISASSVDEAVAHLRDARTNDSVEAVVLKVDSPGGSAAQSERLYMAVERTAARMPVVSSVQGMAASGGYYAVAPTDRIYSLPAAEVGSVGVIATAPADTPSSYIKSGPDKSAGRADQTRREVEELQAAFVGSVMKHRELNMTRTELEHAKTYIGMRAVENGLVDEIGTTADAVDYAASEAGLDSYDVVRRDATPSTGLLLLQENANGTVVLSADTDSPYRYYMTVGEPADEVVIYDAS; from the coding sequence ATGTTCGACAACTCGGGCCCGTCGAGCAGGACCGCGATCCTGCTCGTCGTGGCCGCTGCCCTCCTCACGAGCGCCGCGCTCGCGCCGATGGCCTACGAGGCCAGCGGTGGGCCGGAGGGATCTGTCATGGTCGTCTCCATCGGCAGTTCCATCTCCGCCTCGTCGGTCGACGAGGCCGTCGCCCACCTGCGTGACGCGCGGACGAACGACTCGGTGGAGGCAGTCGTCCTGAAGGTGGACAGCCCGGGCGGGTCGGCCGCCCAGAGTGAACGACTGTACATGGCCGTCGAGCGCACGGCCGCACGAATGCCCGTCGTCTCCAGCGTCCAGGGGATGGCCGCTTCCGGCGGGTACTACGCCGTCGCGCCCACCGACCGCATCTACAGCCTCCCCGCCGCCGAGGTCGGCTCGGTCGGCGTGATCGCCACGGCCCCCGCCGACACCCCCTCGAGTTACATCAAGAGCGGTCCGGACAAGTCGGCCGGGCGTGCCGACCAGACCCGCCGCGAGGTCGAGGAGCTCCAGGCGGCGTTCGTCGGGAGCGTCATGAAGCACCGCGAACTGAATATGACGCGCACCGAACTCGAGCACGCGAAGACGTACATCGGGATGCGCGCCGTGGAGAACGGCCTCGTCGACGAGATCGGCACGACCGCCGACGCCGTCGACTACGCCGCGAGCGAGGCCGGTCTCGACAGCTACGACGTCGTCCGCCGCGACGCGACCCCGAGCACGGGGCTCCTCTTGCTCCAGGAGAACGCCAACGGGACGGTCGTCCTCTCGGCCGACACCGACTCCCCGTACCGCTACTACATGACGGTCGGCGAACCCGCCGACGAGGTGGTGATCTACGATGCCAGCTAA
- the pan2 gene encoding proteasome-activating nucleotidase Pan2, whose amino-acid sequence MSRSPSLPDRPRLDLDPDMSEAERLEALRQHFERLVQVNDELDDRLERAESRGGDLQGEVDELKRRNEALKTSSLYVATVEEITDDGAVIKQHGNNQEVLTEVSSRLADDLEAGDRVAINDSFSVQTVLDDETDARAQAMEVDASPAVDYADIGGIDDQVREVREAVEAPLVNAEQFESVGVEPPSGVLLHGPPGTGKTMLAKAVANETDATFIKMAGSELVRKFIGEGARLVRDLFDLASEREPAVIFIDEIDAVAAKRTDSKTSGDAEVQRTMMQLLSEMDGFDERGEIRIIAATNRFDMLDEAILRPGRFDRLIEVPKPEIEGRERVLDIHTDDMSVAADVDFHGLAGDLEGYSGADIAALCTEAGMFAIRDDRTTVTHGDFESAREKVEADDEGAVTSDGFGAYQY is encoded by the coding sequence ATGTCTCGGAGCCCGTCCCTTCCAGACCGCCCTCGCCTCGATCTCGATCCGGACATGAGCGAGGCCGAACGGCTGGAGGCCCTGCGCCAGCACTTCGAGCGGCTCGTGCAGGTGAACGACGAACTGGACGACCGCCTCGAACGGGCGGAGTCCCGCGGCGGCGACCTCCAGGGCGAGGTCGACGAACTGAAGCGGCGAAACGAGGCGCTGAAGACGTCGTCGCTGTACGTCGCCACCGTCGAGGAGATCACCGACGACGGCGCGGTCATCAAGCAGCACGGCAACAACCAGGAGGTGCTGACCGAGGTGTCCTCGCGGCTGGCCGACGACCTGGAGGCCGGCGACCGTGTCGCGATCAACGACTCGTTCAGCGTCCAGACGGTGCTGGACGACGAGACCGACGCGCGGGCCCAGGCGATGGAGGTCGACGCCTCGCCGGCGGTCGACTACGCCGACATCGGCGGCATCGACGACCAGGTGCGCGAGGTGCGCGAGGCCGTCGAGGCCCCGCTGGTGAACGCCGAACAGTTCGAGTCGGTCGGCGTCGAACCGCCGAGCGGCGTCCTGCTCCACGGGCCGCCAGGCACCGGGAAGACGATGCTGGCGAAGGCGGTCGCGAACGAGACGGACGCGACGTTCATCAAGATGGCCGGCTCCGAACTCGTCCGGAAGTTCATCGGCGAGGGCGCGCGGCTGGTCCGGGACCTGTTCGACCTGGCCTCGGAGCGCGAACCGGCGGTCATCTTCATCGACGAGATCGACGCCGTCGCCGCGAAGCGGACGGACTCGAAGACGTCGGGCGACGCGGAGGTCCAGCGGACGATGATGCAGTTGCTCTCGGAGATGGACGGCTTCGACGAGCGCGGCGAGATTCGCATCATCGCCGCCACCAACCGCTTCGACATGCTGGACGAGGCGATCCTCCGGCCCGGCCGATTCGATCGGCTCATCGAGGTGCCAAAGCCCGAGATCGAGGGCCGTGAGCGCGTCCTCGACATCCACACCGACGACATGAGCGTCGCCGCCGACGTCGACTTCCACGGTCTCGCCGGCGATCTGGAGGGCTACTCCGGCGCGGACATCGCCGCGCTGTGCACCGAGGCGGGGATGTTCGCCATCCGCGACGACCGGACGACGGTGACCCACGGGGACTTCGAGTCCGCCCGCGAGAAGGTGGAGGCCGACGACGAGGGGGCGGTGACGAGCGACGGGTTCGGCGCGTACCAGTACTGA
- a CDS encoding ABC transporter substrate-binding protein — MANDETEHGEPTRRDCVKYGGAVVGGGLLAGCSSQPGSGSTPTRTDAAGASTATETDTEPVSSEDGSYSVTMSPVGEVEFDQVPTSLLTYYPISAGTAVALGHGDSITAIGYDKELFGNTVDYYYDSLDGVAFQWEDLGRVTRSGSPGSLDRELFYELDSDVHFLDPALLRSSSFGWSQREVESIASDVGPWFGNYYSRTNGQPPEAYREQYEYYSLWEYIGNIAAVLREEERYRALKGLRDNVVDRIRADLPPESERPSLAVVAYTGGTFWPYDFTQDGYLWEHVRPFGVKNALSETAGGPGDDGSYDYEGLIEAQPDVVVRYWGTALGESFIENRSTVLNDPLAEEVPAFRNGRYHASGHGMQGPVMNLFQLEMTAKQLFPERFGEWPGFGAGESYPDIPAEEQLFDREAVADIITGDG; from the coding sequence ATGGCGAACGACGAAACTGAACACGGGGAACCGACGCGGCGCGACTGCGTGAAGTACGGCGGCGCGGTCGTGGGTGGCGGACTGCTCGCGGGCTGTTCGAGCCAGCCCGGGTCCGGTTCGACGCCGACCCGGACGGACGCAGCGGGCGCGTCGACCGCCACGGAAACGGACACGGAACCGGTCAGTTCGGAGGACGGGAGCTACTCGGTGACGATGTCGCCGGTGGGCGAAGTCGAGTTCGACCAGGTTCCGACGAGTCTGCTGACGTACTATCCGATCTCGGCCGGGACCGCGGTCGCGCTCGGGCACGGCGATTCGATAACCGCCATCGGCTACGACAAGGAGCTGTTCGGAAACACCGTCGATTATTACTACGACAGTCTCGACGGCGTTGCCTTCCAATGGGAGGACCTTGGTCGGGTCACACGAAGCGGCAGCCCCGGTTCGCTCGACAGGGAGCTGTTTTACGAACTGGACAGCGACGTGCACTTTCTCGATCCGGCGCTCCTCCGGAGTAGTTCGTTCGGCTGGAGTCAGCGGGAGGTCGAGTCGATCGCGTCGGACGTCGGCCCGTGGTTCGGGAACTACTACAGCCGAACGAACGGCCAGCCGCCGGAGGCGTATCGCGAGCAGTACGAGTACTACTCCCTCTGGGAGTACATCGGCAACATCGCGGCAGTGCTCCGTGAGGAAGAGCGGTATCGGGCGCTGAAGGGGCTCCGTGACAACGTGGTCGATCGGATTCGGGCGGACCTCCCGCCCGAATCCGAACGGCCGTCGCTCGCGGTCGTCGCGTACACCGGCGGGACGTTCTGGCCGTACGACTTCACGCAGGACGGCTACCTCTGGGAGCACGTCCGCCCGTTCGGCGTGAAGAACGCGCTCTCGGAAACTGCAGGTGGGCCCGGTGACGACGGGTCCTACGATTACGAGGGGCTGATCGAAGCCCAGCCGGACGTCGTCGTGCGCTACTGGGGGACGGCGCTGGGGGAGTCGTTCATCGAAAACAGATCGACGGTCCTGAACGACCCCCTCGCGGAGGAGGTGCCGGCGTTCCGGAACGGGCGCTACCACGCGTCAGGACACGGCATGCAGGGGCCGGTCATGAACCTCTTCCAGCTGGAGATGACCGCCAAGCAGCTGTTCCCCGAGCGGTTCGGCGAGTGGCCGGGGTTCGGTGCCGGGGAGTCCTATCCGGATATCCCCGCCGAGGAACAGTTGTTCGACCGCGAGGCCGTCGCGGACATCATCACCGGCGACGGATAG
- a CDS encoding ABC transporter substrate-binding protein: MGSEADDEGAPTRRDCVKYGGTVIGGGLFAGCTGDRAGSTPDSPATATDTATATGTAAGDESYTVTMAPAGEVEFESVPEDVFTILSHHTDMVLALGRGDAVNAMHAPGYTQSLYTKFLERLDGVSVDWEGLYSSWPPTKEKLYELDSDVHLADPAKVATADGWDEDDLAEIERNVAPWFGNTLSGTRQSPPAGWGEEYEYYDLWEIFGRVAEVFRETERYEALAAVRDSMMGEIESNLPPADERPSAAQVLFSTSDDGMWGYKLNYPGYYAAHTRPLGATDALADAVGDGYGDDGRNITLNDELLLEADPDVLLVLGPMTEYHDIAEIRSGLEDDEVTREITAVREGRVYTQGARRQGPILNLFQTEMAAKQLYPDAFGEWPGYVDGEPYPEIPAGERLFDREAVADAIAGEL; this comes from the coding sequence ATGGGATCCGAAGCGGACGACGAGGGCGCACCGACGCGGCGCGACTGCGTAAAGTACGGCGGCACCGTCATCGGCGGCGGACTGTTCGCGGGCTGTACCGGCGACCGAGCGGGGTCGACGCCCGATTCGCCGGCCACTGCCACCGACACGGCGACGGCCACCGGGACCGCGGCCGGGGACGAGTCGTACACGGTCACGATGGCGCCGGCCGGCGAGGTCGAGTTCGAGTCGGTCCCCGAGGACGTGTTCACGATCCTCAGCCACCACACCGACATGGTGCTCGCGCTCGGCCGCGGCGACGCGGTCAACGCGATGCACGCGCCGGGGTACACCCAGTCGCTGTACACCAAGTTCCTGGAGCGACTCGACGGCGTCTCGGTCGACTGGGAGGGGCTGTACTCCTCATGGCCGCCGACCAAGGAGAAGCTGTACGAACTCGACAGCGACGTCCACCTCGCCGACCCGGCGAAGGTCGCCACCGCGGACGGGTGGGACGAGGACGACCTCGCGGAGATCGAGCGCAACGTCGCGCCGTGGTTCGGCAACACGCTCAGCGGGACCCGGCAGTCCCCGCCGGCGGGGTGGGGCGAGGAGTACGAGTACTACGACCTCTGGGAGATCTTCGGCAGGGTCGCCGAGGTGTTCCGGGAGACCGAGCGGTACGAGGCGCTCGCGGCCGTCCGGGACTCGATGATGGGCGAGATCGAGTCGAACCTGCCGCCCGCGGACGAGCGGCCGAGCGCGGCCCAGGTGCTGTTCTCGACGAGCGACGACGGCATGTGGGGGTACAAGCTGAACTACCCCGGCTACTACGCCGCACACACCCGGCCGCTGGGCGCGACCGACGCGCTCGCCGACGCCGTCGGGGACGGGTACGGCGACGACGGGCGGAACATCACGCTGAACGACGAACTGCTGCTGGAGGCGGATCCGGACGTGCTCCTCGTGCTCGGCCCGATGACGGAGTACCACGACATCGCCGAGATCAGGAGCGGGCTCGAGGACGACGAGGTCACGCGGGAGATCACGGCCGTCCGGGAGGGGCGCGTCTACACGCAGGGGGCGCGCCGGCAGGGCCCGATCCTCAACCTGTTCCAGACCGAGATGGCCGCAAAGCAGCTCTATCCCGACGCGTTCGGCGAGTGGCCGGGCTACGTCGACGGCGAGCCGTACCCGGAGATCCCGGCCGGCGAACGGCTGTTCGATCGCGAGGCCGTCGCGGACGCGATCGCCGGCGAGCTCTGA